The sequence TTGAACCGATTCATCCTGAATGGTCACCTCGGCCCCGGGCACCGGCACACCCGTGGCCGCGTCCAGGACCACCCCGGCGATGAATTTCGCCTGGGCGCCCCAGACCAGGACGAGCGGGAGGAGCAGCTTCAGTTTCAGCTTCATCTGTGACGGCTACGCTAGCATAAGAAACTGCGCCTGACAAGCCGCCCGGGAAGCTTCGATTTCCCATTCGACCGCGGCTGAATTATAATCACCCGACCGTGAGCTACGAACCGCAGGAACCACTGGTCCTCGTCGCCGGGGCGGGCCGACTCCCCCTAGTGGCCGCCCGGAGCCACCGGGCGGGTGGCGGGCGCCTCCACCTGGTCAGCCTTTCTCGGCAGATTACCCCGGAGCTGGAGGAGTTGACCACCGAGGCCGTCGTCTTCAGCATCGGCCAGGTCGGCGGCATCCTGGACTACGCCCTCGGAACGGGCGCCCGCCAGGTGAGCCTGCTGGGTAAGGTAGTCAAGGGGAAGCTCTTCGACGGGCTCAAGCTGGATGCCCTGGCGATGAAGCTCTGGCTCGCGACCCGTGACCGGAGCGACCGGGGCATCATTCGCACGCTCTGCGACCTGGCGGGGGAGAGGGGGCTCGAGGTGGTCAGCCAGCTCGATCTCCTGCGAGAGCTGGTCACCCCCGAGGGGGCGTTGACGAAGAAGAGACCCGGCCCGGCCGAGGAGGAGGACGCCCATCTGGCCTTCCGCCTGGCGCTGGAGTGCTCGCGTCTGGGCATCGGCCAGACGGTTCTGGTCCGCGGCGGGATCGTTGTGGCCGTGGAGGCGCTGGAGGGGTCCGATCGCTGCCTCGTCCGGGCGGGGGAACTGAGCCGCGGCGGCTCCAGGCTGTTCAAGGGGGGTCTGGTGATGGCCAAGGCCGCCGGATGGGACCACGACGTCCGCTCCGACGTGCCCACGGTGGGGACGGACACCTTGGCGAAGGCGAAGGAGGCGGGCGTAACCTGCATCGCCCTGGAGAGCGGTCGGACTCTCATCGCCGATGGGGTGGAGGAGTTCGCGCGAACCGCCGCAAAGCTGGGCATCGCCGTGCTGGGTGTGCCGCTCCACGACGCCTGATGCC comes from bacterium and encodes:
- the lpxI gene encoding UDP-2,3-diacylglucosamine diphosphatase LpxI (LpxI, functionally equivalent to LpxH, replaces it in LPS biosynthesis in a minority of bacteria.), which gives rise to MSYEPQEPLVLVAGAGRLPLVAARSHRAGGGRLHLVSLSRQITPELEELTTEAVVFSIGQVGGILDYALGTGARQVSLLGKVVKGKLFDGLKLDALAMKLWLATRDRSDRGIIRTLCDLAGERGLEVVSQLDLLRELVTPEGALTKKRPGPAEEEDAHLAFRLALECSRLGIGQTVLVRGGIVVAVEALEGSDRCLVRAGELSRGGSRLFKGGLVMAKAAGWDHDVRSDVPTVGTDTLAKAKEAGVTCIALESGRTLIADGVEEFARTAAKLGIAVLGVPLHDA